One Enterococcus silesiacus genomic window carries:
- a CDS encoding fatty acid-binding protein DegV: MNEIKSSLAVWGKELVDVHLPRWHELPELELYMDQVITLVERYLSPVILKEKHTLLTSSMVNNYVKLGLIPAPNKKRYNQKHLAFLIAITLLKQVLTIPEIKQGILYQGAAVGIREAYNLFCEEQEAALSVVVAQALGNEPVAAFDQSIPVEFLIVKGATLSFATKLFTEKVIELAQKNLEEDGEQVDE; this comes from the coding sequence GTGAATGAAATAAAATCCTCTTTAGCAGTTTGGGGAAAAGAACTAGTGGACGTCCACTTGCCGCGTTGGCATGAATTACCCGAATTAGAATTGTATATGGATCAAGTAATCACACTTGTTGAACGATACTTGTCACCAGTTATTTTAAAGGAAAAACATACCTTGCTAACCTCATCGATGGTCAATAATTATGTGAAATTAGGACTGATTCCAGCACCAAATAAAAAACGTTACAACCAAAAGCATTTAGCTTTCTTAATAGCAATTACGCTATTAAAGCAAGTTCTAACTATACCGGAAATCAAACAAGGTATTCTGTATCAAGGTGCAGCGGTTGGTATTCGTGAAGCGTATAATCTTTTTTGCGAGGAGCAAGAAGCAGCCCTATCAGTCGTTGTGGCTCAAGCTTTAGGAAATGAACCAGTTGCAGCTTTTGATCAATCAATACCAGTGGAATTTTTAATTGTAAAAGGTGCGACGTTATCATTTGCCACCAAATTATTTACTGAAAAGGTCATTGAATTAGCACAAAAAAACTTAGAAGAAGATGGAGAACAAGTGGATGAATAA
- a CDS encoding fatty acid-binding protein DegV, protein MNKEKIALLVDSGTDVPQELVEQYGMYMIPLQIIYKDRIYTDKVDITPEEVYKRLAVEIPSTSLPDGETITKIFEKIKADGYEKVLAVTISSGLSGTFNVVRLIAEEFEGLETFVLDTKNIGIGSGLQAIEAAKLLEAGFAWNEIKTKLTNNVANAKVFFNVATLEYLQKGGRIGLVASILGNALKLNPIISCNGEGVYHTVAKARGRKKSLDKTFELVKAFVGDHKKFVLAVAQGQAVEEAESFYEKLKEQFPQAEKIYFGTISPALVVHTGPGLLGIGIQLLD, encoded by the coding sequence ATGAATAAAGAAAAAATTGCATTATTAGTGGATTCGGGGACGGATGTGCCGCAAGAATTAGTTGAACAATATGGAATGTATATGATTCCGCTGCAAATTATTTATAAAGACCGTATTTATACCGATAAAGTAGATATCACGCCAGAAGAAGTTTATAAGCGTTTAGCTGTAGAAATTCCGAGTACATCATTGCCAGATGGAGAAACAATCACAAAAATTTTCGAAAAAATTAAAGCAGATGGCTATGAAAAAGTATTGGCTGTGACGATTTCAAGCGGATTGAGTGGAACCTTTAATGTGGTTCGTTTGATTGCAGAAGAATTTGAAGGATTAGAAACATTTGTTTTAGATACAAAAAATATCGGAATAGGCAGTGGTCTTCAAGCAATTGAAGCAGCTAAATTACTTGAAGCAGGTTTTGCGTGGAACGAAATCAAAACGAAATTAACGAATAATGTAGCCAACGCTAAAGTCTTTTTTAATGTTGCAACGCTAGAATATTTACAAAAAGGTGGTCGAATCGGTTTAGTTGCTTCAATTTTAGGAAATGCGTTAAAACTAAATCCGATCATTTCTTGTAATGGTGAAGGTGTTTATCATACCGTTGCTAAAGCGCGCGGCAGAAAAAAAAGCTTAGATAAAACCTTTGAATTAGTAAAAGCTTTTGTTGGGGATCATAAGAAATTTGTGTTAGCAGTTGCCCAAGGTCAAGCGGTAGAAGAGGCAGAAAGTTTTTACGAAAAGCTGAAGGAACAGTTTCCTCAAGCAGAAAAAATTTACTTTGGTACGATCAGCCCAGCTTTAGTTGTCCATACAGGACCTGGTCTTTTAGGGATCGGAATCCAACTGTTAGATTGA
- a CDS encoding aquaporin, giving the protein MKKAIAECLGTFILVFFGTATAVLGGGMDGIGTTGIALAFGLTIIAAAYSIGTISGAHLNPAVSLGMWVNKRISTMDLIYYIVGQIIGGLIASLALLSILNASGRETTNLGQNGFGDFSAFGALTVEIILTFIFVLVIMTVTSAKKGNAKLAGIVIGLTLTMIHLVGIPLTGTSVNPARSLGPAIFAGGEALSQVWVFIVAPLIGGVLAALVSKYLLDTEE; this is encoded by the coding sequence ATGAAAAAAGCAATTGCAGAATGTCTTGGCACATTTATCTTAGTTTTCTTTGGTACAGCGACAGCTGTTTTAGGAGGCGGGATGGACGGTATTGGTACAACTGGTATCGCTTTGGCCTTTGGTTTGACGATCATTGCGGCAGCATATAGCATTGGTACGATCTCTGGAGCTCATTTAAACCCAGCAGTTTCATTGGGAATGTGGGTCAATAAACGAATCTCAACAATGGATTTGATTTATTATATCGTGGGTCAAATCATTGGTGGTTTGATTGCTTCTTTAGCTCTGCTGTCAATTTTAAATGCATCAGGAAGAGAAACAACGAACCTAGGTCAAAATGGTTTTGGTGACTTTAGCGCATTTGGTGCATTAACTGTGGAAATTATTTTAACATTTATTTTTGTTTTGGTGATCATGACTGTCACAAGTGCGAAAAAAGGCAATGCGAAACTTGCAGGAATCGTGATTGGTTTGACCTTAACGATGATCCACTTAGTGGGAATTCCGCTAACTGGTACATCTGTCAACCCAGCTAGAAGCTTAGGGCCAGCAATTTTTGCAGGAGGAGAAGCATTATCTCAAGTTTGGGTATTTATCGTAGCGCCGCTGATCGGTGGCGTACTTGCAGCTTTAGTTAGCAAATATTTACTTGATACTGAAGAGTAA
- a CDS encoding oxidoreductase — protein sequence MKYTVITGASSGIGLEAAKAFAKLGKNLILIARRKDRLDHLKEEILSDYPTLEIVNKTVDLAQNENVFDLYHDLKIYDIETWVNNAGFGYYHAVADQDLEKVSQMLHLNIEALTLLSSLYVTDYKNKENTQLINVSSAGGYKNVPNAATYCATKFYVSAFTEAIALELEAKGSPLKAKVLAPAATETEFAQVANGSNSYDYTKGFTTFHTAKEMAQFLIELYQSQEVVGLVDRNTFTFDLSGPLFDHYQTGIKNM from the coding sequence ATGAAGTACACCGTAATCACAGGCGCAAGTTCAGGAATTGGTTTAGAAGCAGCGAAAGCATTTGCCAAACTAGGAAAAAATTTGATTCTAATTGCACGAAGGAAAGATCGACTTGATCATTTGAAGGAGGAAATTTTATCGGACTATCCGACCCTTGAGATCGTGAATAAAACTGTCGACCTAGCTCAAAATGAAAATGTGTTTGATTTGTATCATGATTTAAAGATTTATGACATCGAAACATGGGTCAATAATGCTGGTTTTGGCTACTATCATGCAGTGGCTGATCAGGATTTAGAAAAGGTTAGTCAAATGTTGCATTTGAATATCGAAGCCCTAACTTTACTATCCTCTCTTTATGTCACAGATTATAAGAACAAAGAAAATACCCAGTTAATTAACGTTTCTTCTGCTGGCGGATACAAAAATGTTCCGAATGCTGCGACGTATTGTGCAACAAAATTTTATGTAAGTGCCTTTACTGAGGCGATTGCCTTGGAGCTTGAGGCCAAAGGTTCTCCTCTTAAAGCAAAAGTTTTAGCTCCAGCTGCTACTGAAACAGAATTTGCTCAAGTTGCTAATGGTTCAAACTCTTATGACTACACTAAAGGTTTTACAACCTTTCACACCGCAAAAGAGATGGCTCAATTTCTCATAGAACTTTATCAAAGTCAAGAAGTCGTTGGTCTTGTTGATCGTAATACATTTACGTTTGATTTGTCTGGCCCACTTTTTGATCATTACCAAACTGGAATTAAAAATATGTAA
- a CDS encoding transcriptional regulator — MYTISEFAKKIGISEHTLRYYEKEGLIEPLRDEHNYRVYQKEDLDWANFVIKLKNTGISLKEIKQYTHLRKIGDATLTKRKNLLLNHRQKILAEYEKVKGHLELLDDKITLYDQLEKEYNKKSSTAAFNKQ; from the coding sequence ATGTATACAATCAGTGAATTTGCAAAAAAAATCGGGATTAGTGAACATACGTTGAGGTATTATGAAAAAGAAGGCTTAATCGAGCCCTTAAGAGATGAACATAACTACCGAGTGTATCAGAAAGAGGATCTTGATTGGGCCAATTTTGTGATAAAGCTCAAAAATACAGGGATTTCTTTAAAAGAAATCAAACAATATACCCACTTGAGAAAAATCGGTGATGCAACACTCACAAAGCGTAAAAATTTATTATTGAACCATCGTCAAAAAATTCTAGCTGAATATGAAAAGGTCAAAGGACATCTTGAATTGTTAGATGATAAAATTACGCTATATGATCAGCTTGAAAAAGAGTACAACAAAAAATCCTCAACTGCAGCATTCAATAAGCAATGA
- a CDS encoding peptidase S66 — protein sequence MKAPRLHAGDEIRVIAPSNSFSRLSDYGIQSAEKRLKDLGFKVTFSEHTNEQDVLGSSSIMSRVKDLHEAFSDENVKGILTAIGGFNSNELLPYLDFELIKRHPKIFCGYSDITALCNAITTKTKLLTYVGPHFSSFQMDELQAYQTQAFLQATTAEAAFVVSASKSWSQDEWYLPEPTRTLHTNEWKVYNQALPVTGICYGGNLSTFQLLFGTRFLPNLEQAILFVETSEEDDYHDFARGLAALLQVVKHPKALLIGRFPKETEMTEERLLAILSKYPLLREIPVIYDMNFGHTQPIFTIPIGDKATVDTSQKTITFF from the coding sequence ATGAAAGCACCACGATTACATGCTGGGGATGAAATTCGAGTCATTGCCCCGTCCAATAGTTTTTCTCGTTTAAGTGATTACGGCATTCAATCAGCTGAGAAAAGATTGAAGGATCTAGGCTTCAAAGTCACGTTCTCTGAACATACAAACGAACAAGATGTCCTTGGCTCTTCTTCGATTATGAGCCGAGTTAAAGATTTACATGAAGCTTTTTCTGACGAAAATGTAAAAGGGATTTTAACTGCAATCGGCGGATTCAACAGTAACGAATTACTGCCTTATCTTGATTTTGAGTTGATCAAACGGCATCCTAAAATTTTTTGTGGCTATAGCGACATCACGGCTTTATGCAATGCTATCACGACAAAAACCAAGTTACTTACTTATGTTGGTCCGCATTTTTCAAGTTTTCAAATGGATGAACTTCAGGCTTATCAGACACAAGCATTTTTACAGGCAACCACAGCAGAAGCGGCTTTTGTAGTATCTGCTTCTAAATCTTGGAGTCAGGATGAATGGTATTTACCTGAACCTACACGTACACTGCATACCAATGAATGGAAAGTCTATAATCAAGCACTCCCTGTTACTGGCATTTGCTATGGCGGCAATTTAAGTACCTTTCAGCTACTTTTTGGCACCCGCTTTTTACCGAACTTAGAACAGGCAATTTTATTTGTGGAAACTTCCGAAGAAGATGATTACCACGATTTTGCCCGCGGTCTGGCCGCTTTACTGCAGGTTGTCAAGCATCCGAAAGCGCTGCTGATTGGGCGTTTCCCTAAAGAAACCGAAATGACAGAAGAACGACTTTTAGCTATTTTATCAAAATATCCTCTATTACGAGAAATTCCAGTGATTTATGATATGAATTTTGGCCATACTCAACCTATTTTTACCATTCCAATCGGAGATAAAGCAACAGTCGATACGTCACAAAAAACGATTACCTTTTTTTAA
- a CDS encoding PhoP family transcriptional regulator, translating into MKKILVVDDEKPISEIVKYNLTKEGYEVFTAYDGEEAVEKVKEVEPDLIILDLMLPKMDGLEVAREVRKTYDMPIIMVTAKDSEIDKVLGLELGADDYVTKPFSNRELVARVKANLRRGATNAKEAESTTQSELTIGDLTIHPDAYMVSKRGSKIELTHREFELLYYLAKHLGQVMTREHLLQTVWGYDYFGDVRTVDVTVRRLREKIEDSPSHPTYLVTRRGVGYYLRNPEQE; encoded by the coding sequence ATGAAAAAAATATTAGTTGTAGATGATGAAAAACCGATTTCGGAGATTGTGAAATACAACCTTACTAAAGAAGGATACGAAGTTTTCACGGCATACGATGGTGAAGAAGCTGTTGAAAAGGTCAAAGAAGTAGAACCAGATTTGATTATCCTTGACCTGATGCTGCCGAAAATGGATGGTCTGGAAGTAGCCAGAGAAGTTCGTAAAACGTATGACATGCCGATTATTATGGTCACCGCAAAAGATTCTGAAATTGATAAAGTCTTAGGTCTTGAACTAGGAGCAGATGATTATGTCACAAAACCATTTTCTAATCGAGAGCTTGTGGCTAGAGTAAAAGCGAATCTACGCCGCGGTGCAACCAATGCCAAAGAAGCGGAATCAACAACTCAGTCTGAATTAACGATTGGAGATTTGACGATTCATCCAGATGCGTATATGGTCTCAAAACGAGGAAGCAAAATCGAACTGACTCATCGTGAGTTTGAATTATTGTATTACCTAGCTAAGCATCTTGGCCAGGTCATGACTCGTGAACATTTACTGCAAACGGTTTGGGGGTATGATTATTTTGGCGACGTTCGAACTGTAGATGTGACAGTTCGCCGTTTAAGAGAGAAGATCGAAGACAGCCCAAGTCATCCAACGTATTTAGTGACGCGTCGTGGTGTCGGTTATTATCTTCGAAACCCTGAACAGGAGTAG
- a CDS encoding PAS domain-containing sensor histidine kinase: protein MKKKVHFFQSVNFKIALSFILLLLIAIQIIGGYFIRELESTTINDYKKNVDLQVTQLASTLSAKLGEKNRDRTEIDANLKKTLSDFSASETLEARVVDDKGIVRATSDLNRQGTVGKKNDYRDLDDFSVKKYPAMDNDRRVYINVQPIQSPTGDTVIGVLYVKSNIEGKYKEITDTARIFFTASIIAGAISIIVTLLIARSITQPIGEMREQALRIAKGDYTGKVQVYGKDELGQLAETFNQLSERIEEAQETMEAERNRLDSVLAHMTDGVIATDRRGKVITINEMALSLLNVKDEDVIGSSLLELLDIETDYTLRKLLEEPEEILIDRSLSTMEDDQMIIRVDFAMIRRESGFITGLVCVLHDVTEQEKNERERREFVSNVSHELRTPLTSMRSYIEALSEGAWENPEIAPNFLKVTLEETDRMIRMINDLLNLSRMDSGNGELQLEYVNFNELINFVLDRFDMMVEANDKNYSIHREFTKRDLWVELDTDKIIQVLDNILNNAIKYSPDGGEITCRLLETHNNVIFSVTDQGLGIPKKDVNKVFERFYRVDKARAREQGGTGLGLAISREVIKAHNGAIWVESQEGQGSTFYISLPYEPYEEDWWE, encoded by the coding sequence ATGAAGAAAAAAGTTCACTTTTTTCAATCGGTCAATTTTAAGATTGCCTTATCATTTATTTTATTATTGTTGATTGCGATCCAAATTATCGGAGGCTACTTTATTCGTGAACTGGAATCGACAACGATCAATGATTATAAAAAGAATGTTGATTTGCAGGTAACCCAACTAGCAAGTACATTAAGTGCAAAGTTAGGTGAAAAAAATCGAGATCGTACCGAGATCGATGCGAATCTGAAAAAAACATTAAGTGATTTCTCAGCTTCTGAAACGCTGGAAGCTCGTGTCGTTGATGATAAAGGAATTGTGAGAGCAACGAGCGATTTAAATCGACAAGGAACTGTTGGAAAGAAAAATGATTATCGTGATCTGGATGATTTTAGCGTGAAAAAATATCCAGCAATGGATAATGATAGACGAGTATACATCAATGTTCAGCCTATCCAATCCCCGACTGGCGACACAGTCATCGGGGTTCTTTATGTTAAAAGTAATATCGAAGGCAAGTACAAGGAAATTACAGATACGGCTCGGATTTTCTTTACAGCTTCAATTATAGCGGGAGCAATTTCGATTATCGTGACTCTTTTGATTGCCCGCTCGATCACACAACCAATCGGTGAAATGCGAGAACAAGCGCTGCGGATTGCCAAAGGCGATTACACTGGAAAAGTCCAAGTCTATGGAAAAGATGAGTTAGGTCAGCTGGCAGAAACATTCAATCAACTTTCTGAACGGATCGAAGAAGCCCAAGAGACGATGGAAGCAGAGCGCAATCGTTTAGATAGCGTACTGGCTCATATGACAGATGGGGTTATTGCCACTGATCGCCGAGGTAAAGTGATTACAATCAATGAAATGGCCCTGTCTTTATTAAATGTGAAAGATGAAGACGTGATTGGTTCTTCTTTACTGGAATTGTTGGATATAGAAACAGATTATACTTTACGGAAACTGTTGGAAGAGCCAGAAGAAATTTTGATCGACCGTTCCTTATCTACAATGGAAGATGATCAAATGATCATTCGGGTTGACTTTGCGATGATTCGTCGAGAATCTGGCTTTATTACGGGACTTGTTTGTGTGCTTCATGATGTAACGGAGCAAGAGAAAAATGAGCGTGAACGCAGAGAATTTGTTTCCAATGTGTCTCATGAGCTACGGACGCCTCTAACCAGTATGAGAAGTTACATTGAAGCGCTAAGTGAAGGCGCTTGGGAAAATCCTGAAATCGCACCTAATTTCTTGAAAGTTACTTTAGAAGAAACCGATCGGATGATTCGGATGATCAATGATTTGTTGAATCTTTCAAGAATGGATTCTGGTAATGGCGAATTACAGCTGGAATACGTTAATTTTAATGAATTGATCAATTTTGTTTTAGATCGTTTTGATATGATGGTTGAAGCAAACGATAAAAACTATTCGATTCATCGTGAATTCACAAAACGTGATTTATGGGTAGAATTGGATACAGATAAAATAATTCAAGTCTTAGATAACATTTTAAACAATGCAATCAAATATTCTCCTGACGGTGGAGAAATCACCTGTCGCCTGCTTGAAACCCATAACAATGTTATCTTTAGTGTAACGGATCAAGGTCTCGGTATTCCTAAAAAAGATGTCAATAAAGTATTTGAACGTTTCTATCGAGTAGATAAAGCACGTGCACGCGAACAAGGAGGTACAGGGCTTGGATTAGCGATCTCAAGAGAAGTAATCAAGGCGCACAATGGTGCAATTTGGGTGGAGAGTCAGGAAGGTCAAGGTTCTACCTTTTATATATCCTTGCCTTATGAACCTTATGAGGAGGATTGGTGGGAATGA